In the genome of Fusarium keratoplasticum isolate Fu6.1 chromosome 13, whole genome shotgun sequence, the window GCCAGTTATTTCCCATCTTATCCAGGAATAACTggagaaggtcgagatgCTCACTTGACTGAGATGGCATCGACGCGTTTGTAGCTCCGAGCTCGCCATCGAATGCGAGGACGGATGCGGCGAGCAGTATCAGATATGAGCACATGGGATCTATGGCTTTGAAATAGCCAGGCTTCCAGTTCTGGATTATCAGGACCATCTCGTTCGCCTTGGATAGGATTGTGAGCCATAGGACTTGGAGCTCCTGAAGCTCCGAGCAAGCACTGTGGCTGATCTTTGCTGCACAGATGGACAGCAAAACGTTTGCCCTGTTAAAATGAGTACTGGTTATGTGTGCAGGCGGACAACAGCTTGACTCACCCTGACCAAACAAGAAGCGCATCCAGCCGACGCTGATGTTCCTCGTCTGTCTCGCCAATGCCCAAGTTACGTGTTGCATTGAAAAACCACGGAGGGAGTGCAAAAGACGTTGCCGTGCAGTCGCTCTCGAGCTCGTTTAGCCGCTTCTGTATGTCACGGCCACGGCTCCGTATCGTTAGAGATCGGAGGTCGGTAACTGCTCGCATTAGTGAACATGCACCGAAATATAGGTTCCGATTGCGGCACGAAGCCTTGGAGAATATCATGCTCATGGTCTCCCAGTGCTTCGCGCCGGCCGCAGACTTGATAAACTGCGACCCATCTTCAGATGATTCTTGGTCAAAAAGCGATGGATTCGTGAACTCGGAAACCGACATTGCCGGCAGTGCCATCTTTGCTTGTAGGTTGTCGGTAATGGTATTGGAGAATGACCTGTTGCCTTCGGACTTAGCATAGAAGTCTTGAATACGGCGGGATCGGATCCCTGGGTTGTGCCTACGTAACAGCACTGCAGCTCGTGTCAAGCGAGTAGATGCACCACCATACGCTGTTCCATTCTTCGGCATCAGGACCTGAGCTGATGTCACTTTCTTGGCTCTGCAAGTGCATCCAGTCGTCGAAGGTGCTGGTCTTGCTCGACTCGCTGGGTCTGCTATCGAAGTGTAAAGCATAGTAGAGTTCTGCCATGCGGGTGATCCTCGCGATTTCCGCCACCGTGTCCCACCTCAAAGACTCGGACATTTCGTAAACATAGAGCAGGAGAGATGCCTTGAGTTCATCCATGGTGAGGTCAGTGCCTTTATTAAGGTTCATGGCGAGCTGAGCAAATCGTTTGGACGACGCCGGGCCTCCTAGGACCTCCGGGCTGGCAAACCGAGCCGAGACGGCATAGATGGCCATTTTGAGGCGGGGTGAAAGATCCGGGATTTTGCGGCTTAACAAGCAAGGATAAGAATGGCGGAATAAGGGATAAATCGGCTGGAGGTGTGTAAAATACAGATCTAACCTAAGCCCAGGAGTGTCAGACAACTTTTGAGCGCTTCAACTGCGACAGAAGCCGGGTCACACACAAATATGCTTCAAGCTCGGGACTGAGTCCTGAGCAGTCTTTGGGAAAGGATTGGCCTAGCGGGTAGTGTGGCGAGATGTCGCCGACTAGATTGTCGCGCCATGGCCACTCTGCGACGGCATCATGatccatcagcatccatcccGCCGAGTTGGCGGTGGAGACTGAGTTAGCGATGGCCTCGTCATGCCTACCACGCTCCTCTGCAAGTGATGAGGACAAGGATGGAGCGCCTCCACGTGTCCGAATCCCGGATGAAACGGTTGAACTGGCATCGGAAAAGGATCTACTCCCCTTCTGGCAGCCCTTGGGAGGTCCTGCGAAGCGACAAAGATCAGCTACCGTCATACCGAACAATCCCACTCAGAGTATCCAGGAATACCAGGTTTTCTTCTTCGCCTGCTGTAGGTGCAAATGGCATGGCGGGACCGGCAGCTTCCACAGGCCGGGCGGACCATGTCACCTGGGCAGAAATCAGCAAACGAACACGACGACACTTGTAACGGGCTCGAAGCTTACATTTTGTCTTTTTTCTGCGGCTCGGCGTGCCGTGTCAGCGAGAAATGGCCCaaagcaacaacaagcaGCCGATTGGACAAGTGACGCACACTCTGCAATGATCACAGACCCGGAATTTGACTGTTTCTTGCTGGCCATCGGTCGGGTCCAGTCTTGGTGAGGTAGAATGAGCAGAGGGAGTGCCTGAAGTTTGAGGGAGCATGATGATATCTCGTGACAAGTGTGCTATCAAGTCCGTAGCGAGGCTTTCAACTGATTGTGCACAGAGACACGAGGATACAGAGAAGAGGAATGGACAGCACAGAACAGTGAgaggtggaggatgaagTGGATGGATGCATCAGGACGAGGTGGGCTTCCCCGCAATCCGAGTTCCGCTAAATTCATCTCGTCGATTGTGTTAAGGCTCCATTAGGTATAACGCCACGTACCTTGACTCCATTCTTAGTCAAAAGGCTGCACAAGGCCAGGGGGCGGGGGCCTCGGAGCAACTCAACAGAAATAATACAGCCGTAACACAACCAAGCTCATCCTGGGAGGTCACTTCAAGGATCGGACCAAATAAGGGGCAGCGCATTTCACTACCGTGGCAAGTATCACATAGTCAAGATTTTACCCTCATCTTCTATAATATACTGCCAGATCAGTTAATATTCTAATACTGGAACCAGTGACCCTGCTGTAGTCTTGTGACACCCCAGGAGATACAGCTTAACCTTTGCGAATCCCTGTATGGCGAGGGCCTCCCCGCAATTTCAAACGAGGCTTGTCGCCCGACTGTTCCGACCCGCCAATGGCATCGAGGCTGGATATTGAGCTGCAGAGGACGCCTTGCTCCTTACGGTATCGGCATCTTGGACGGCAGTTCCCTACGTACAGACCTTGTCCCGCCGGTGGAATCGCACCAATAACCCGGTCTGCTTAGCAAACCAATACGTCTTCACCCTCCACCCTGGCTCGCTCGACGCCCACTCCAGGTCAAACTGCCTCAACACCTGCGGTACGAACTTGGACATCTCCATGATGGAGATGTTCTTGCCGATGCACGTCCGCGCGCCCGCACCAAACTACATGTCTTGCGGTCAGCCCCTTCTTGTCCGTCAGAACAacccattcatccatccGGCCACTTACCGCCAGGTTGTGCCTGTCCATCAACTTGATGCGTTCCTCGCTACTGTGTAGCCACCGCTCAGGCCGGAAAGTATCTGCATCTTGCCCAAATATGTCACGGTCGCGGTGGATGACGGCCGCGTTGACGCCGACTATGGTGCCCCCTGACAGATACTCCCCACACAAGCGGACCCCGTCTGGAGGGACCACTCTCTCGGGGGGTACGACACGGCAGGGTGCATGCGTAAAGCTTCCTTGATGCATGCTTGGCTATGGGTGTCGTCAAAAAGAGCACTCTTAGAGAATACAGGAGAGAGAGGCTTACAGATATTCAAGTTCAAGACTCTCAGaaaaggtgatgatgggagaGAGCTTGCCCGCCCTATCTGCCTCGTCAATCTCGTTCTGCAAGGTCTTGTATGCGGACTTGTCGTGGAGCAGATAGTAAAAGATAGATCTAAGGGAAATACCCGTGGTATCGCTGCCTGCCAATCTGTGGGCCAGTGTCAGAACGTTTCTAACAGTCTCGGTTCCAGACATACAGATTGTTCATTAAATGATTCATCAAGTCTCGCTGGCTCATCTGCTGGCCCGTCGACTTTTGTTCCTGCCGAAAGTAGGCCAGGAAGTCTGCTCGTTCGCTCGAATATGGCTGCGAGTCGTACTCTCTGATGCAATCTGAAACCATCTACCACGCCCTATCTGTCAGTCGCTGATCCATTACGCATGGTAACTATCTCTGTACTTGCCTCTGTTGCTATGGCTATCGGATCTGGAGCCCCGAGTCTGTTGAGGATCCTTCTCAAGGTGAGATTGCCCAGAAGATATCGGTGCAGCCATGGCACCTGTCCAATGATTCCCGCATATGCGAGCCCCAACTCGATGCCCGAGATGATATCCTTGACGTCCTTGCGATTTTCCATAAACCCAAAACGTCGGGAGAATGTGATGGCCCCAATTACGTCAAAGGCATACCACTGAGCCCACTCACCTAGATCAACCACTTGTCCTTGCAAATCGAGCATGGCCTTTGTGAATATGTCGCTGCAGGGGTCGACAAGATATTCCAGCGTCCGCAGCGAAGACATTGAGAACTTCTGGGCCACGGGTCGCTTGAGAGCCTTGTGCTCTTGGGGATCGGTGGTTGTGAACATGCTGTCCATCACTTCGTTCTGGTAAAGGACCGCCAAGGTCTGATAAAAGGGCGACTATCTCGGGGCCTGATGTCAGTTTTTCTTCCACATGCCAGCCGTCCGTCGGGTCTTGCATACCTTGAGAAACTTGGAGCTGATGCCATAGATGGTTGCTATTGAGGTCGGGTCGGATATGTCAACCACGTTGGGCGCGGTCCGAACTATCGGGCCATACTTCTCATGAAGCAATTTATACTCCTCATGGGCATTACCTTTCCACACGAGTCCGATGCGCCAGGCTTGGGTGAACTTTGCCACCCAAGGGCCGGGAATGTTACGAAGCCCAGGGCGCAAGGTCGTGTGGACGAGACTGACAAGCCAGCCGACCAGAATGACGGtaaagatgatgatgatcttgtcccCGGCGATTAGTGACATTGTGTTTGATAGATACTGTAATGATCTTGACGCCTCTTTTCTTGTTATGTCGTGAGTCATCAGGCACGTAGTGTGACGAAACTCTTAACACCCAAGAGCCATATTCAAGGGAACGACACCTTTAAGTCTCGAGAGTCTGGAAATATTGGCACCAAACCAAGCTCCCACTTCTGCCTCTGTCCTGGCATACTGAAACCAAACTAGATGTTTCATCACCGCTAGGTGCCAAGCGATCACGCGGGAGCAATGTTCCTCCGCTGTTACATGCCGCCGGAAGATCTTCACAATAGTCCGAGAAATCCCTCCGGCGTCGTCAATTAACCCAAGGCGGACACGTAATTATGTAACTGTACCATTTTGAGTCAATATCTCTTGGACCAACGTAGACCATTCTCAACTGAACCGTTTAAGTGGTAGTTGGCGCCCCTCATCTGGAGCCGCCCGACCTGCCACCTCCTCAAAGTTATCCTCCCACAATAACAAGTACCAAGATCCaccctccatcatccatgaaccaactcaacgccatggctgccgTGCTTCCTGAAATTAATAACGACCCTTCCAAGATCCAGCTCGAACGAATTACCCACGTCTACTTTGAGCATCCGGATCTGGAAAAGTTTGACGAGTTTGCCAAGGATTTTGGGTTGATCCCAGCCTACCAGGATACGGACGTGAACCTCTACCGTGGCTACGGAAAGGATCCCTACTGCTATGTCGCTCGCAAATCATCCACGGGAGCTCAGGCCTTCGGTGGTGCGGCCTTCGTTGCTCAGACAGAAGCCGACTTCGATAAGGCCGCGGCTCTCGACGGTGCCGTGGTCTCAGAGCTGTCTCCGTTTCCAGGCGGTGGCCGCCAAGTAACGTTGAAGAGCCCCTCTGGGTTTCTTTTTCATGTCGTGCATGGgcaagaggagagaagtCCCAACGAGTCTGCGTCGTCTGCGCTTGCCGAAAGCCAAGGCCCTTTCAACGGTAGTCTTGTTAAGAAAAGATTTGGTGAGTCTTGTTCCCGGTTGTTAGCTGGCCAGAGGTTAGTAGCTAATAGCGTCACCTACAGGCCAGTTCCAGAGATTTCACCATGGCCCTGCTACGGTCCATAAACTGGGCCACTACGGCTTCATCGTCGGAGACTGGGCCAAGGAAGTCATATGGTATACAGACAATTTCAACTTTGTTCCTTCGGATGTGCAGTATGATGGAGAAAACGGAGAGCTGGATGTCATCACCTTCTTGCATCTGGATTTGGGGGAGCGCTTCTCCGACCATCACTCTCTGTTCCTCTCACGTGCACCCCCGGGAGAGCATGACCGCATGCATCACACATCCTACGAGGTGGAGGACTTTGACACGCAGCTCCTGGGTCACGACTGGCTGGCCAGCAAGGGTTATTGCTCTGTCTGGGGTGTGGGCAGACACATTTTGGGGTCTCAGATATTCGACTACTGGAGAGACCCCAGTGGGTTCACCATAGAGCACTACGCGGACGGCGATCTCGTGAATATCAAGACGGGCACAAAGCGGAGCAAGGTCGGGCCGCTATCTGTATGGGGACCTGAATTTCCTGCAGATATGACCGCTGATGGGACAAGGGCCACGGCAGCTTGACATGCCCGGTCTCGTTTGACTGGATGTAGTGTATCGACTTCAAGAGAATTGTGTTGAACTTTAAGAATCTATTGAAGAACTCTTAGACTGAGGTGCTTTGGCATAGTGATGAGCTCTATTGGCCATTTCCATACGAACACTCCAAGATGATCGCATTCGGCGTTCTTGCCTGCCTTTGCAATACCCAACTCGCGATTATCCAGAAAGTCATGTCATCAGGCATATCTTAGGCCCTCTCGCACTGGAGTCCAGGTTCCTCCGGCGCTAACATGCGTTCTGGGCTAGTCGTGATGATCCGGAGGAACTTATAAATGAAACCCCTGGTGGGTCAACCAAGTCCCTCCGGTCCGTCCCCCCTTCTCTCCACATTAGATGAAACTCTACGGAGGAGACGAGCTCAGGATTAATGTTTGCTTACCAACGATCTGAAGTTGCTCCGGGTGGGTTGATAGAGAGAAAGACTAAGGCGATCGTGCAGAACTATATTTCTGGCCATGATCCAAACACTCTTTGATTCTGTTTGAAGAGCTACCGTAGATTCCAAGTCGGCAGGACATCTGATTCAAGTCCAGCAATCGTTTAGGATTTCCTTGCGGCGCAAATATTCCACATTGTGATAATGTCTACTTGGAAGTATTTGATACGGTTTCTAGATGACGAGGGTCAGACCTCCCTCGCTTCTCTGCAAGCTCCACAAACTGCCTCCGAGATAGTAAACTCAACCGTGACGGGGTATGCTTCTTTTGCAGATCTGCTTGAGCAAAATGGCAGGGTTGTCAAGGTCGTCAAGGTACAGTTCAAGCAAACCCGACAGCAATCAACGAGAAGCATATTATCGAGTTCATGCAGGACACTGACTTGGTGACACAGATCCTCTCTCCACTACCGTTTGAAGGAGACATCATCTGTATTGGGACAAACTACAGGGAACATGCAAAGGAAGCGAATGTGAGGCCAACCTACCTGAGCCGGTGTTATTGTCGCCCAAGTCTACGGTTGACTAATCTACCGACCCCCCTCATATACAGCTCCCTGTTCCTTTAGATCCCGTTATGTGGTACAAACCGAGGAGGGCTTTAGCAGGACCAGGGGAAGTATCAATCCCTCCTATCGCGGCCAACGGCTTTCTCGACTACGAGGTACGGATCGTCTATTTCCACCGCCGCAAGGCAGACCTCTAATTAATCTAATGTTTGTTGCCACAGGGAGAGCTTTGTATCGTGTTGTCGCGTCATGCGCGAGATGTCAAGGTCGAAGAAGCCTCCGACTACATCCTCGGGTACACCATCGGCAATGACTTGACTGCACGATCTTACCAAGACCCGAAGCGTGGCGGCGGCCAATTCACCCGATGCAAAGCCTATGACGGGTTTGCGCCTCTGGGGCCGATCCTCACGAACGCGAAGACATTCGGCAGCGTGGGGGACAAGAGGATCATCACAAAGGTGAACGGCACTGTGTTCCAGAATAGTCTCTGTGACTTGATACACAGCCCGGAGACCCTAGTCAGCTTCCTTTCCCAAGGTGAGTTCAAGTGCAAGAAATCCCTCCCCTTGTCTCATGAACTGAACCGCGCCCCAGGAACAACTCTGCCAGCAGGCACGGTGATTATGACGGGTTCGCCACCAGGGATTGGGTATTTCCAGAACCCCAAGCGTAACTTGAAGGACGGGGACATAGTCGAAGTTGAGATAACAAATATTGGGActcttataaataaagtcgtcttttaattaataagagtGAGGACgtttataaaaaaataccTCGCTACCTGTAAAGGAGGGGGTCATATATCCGGTTTCACGTCGAGCTTGTGGCACCAAGGGTCTCAATCCTAACGATATGAGCTTAAATAGCTATACATAAGCACATAGCTATTTAATTTCCTTTGTTCGTTCCCTAATTCTTATAAATTGGCTGGTGCCATACTGATGCTGAATACTCTCCAAGATAGAGAGAGAGGTCGCCGCATTTGGCATCGTGTGTTAAAGGATTTGTCTGTATCAGCCTTAAGTTATTCTTCCTTGATATCCTTCAGGGGGCATTCAGTATATTCCTAGCAAGCCACAAAGCAGTATACCCATTTGGGGACCTCAAGAAATATCAATCAAAGTCAAGAAAGAACACAGTCACCTCGGCCTAGGTCAATGAGCTTTTCATTATACTGGTCCGTAAGATCAAGTCCGTCTATGGTCCTACAAGAGGGATTGAGTGGGTGCTTATCGTTCAGCCTGCCACAACGGTCGTGCAGCCTGTCTTCCAGCGGAAGACGGAGAACACTTATTCTCTTGACTCTGAGCCGCTCAACGAACCTGCAGACGCGACAGACAAGCCCCTTTGGAATCAGTGGTCCTTGTTGAAGTCATGTAAGGCTATTGCTTGTTTGCACCCCGGGCTTGTCTAGACAGAGGCCCTGGAACGTGGTAGCCATCCAAGATTGTTACCGATTGCGACCGTCTTTGACTCATGCGAGCATTATTCAAGAGATCTACATGACGAAATGTTGCTACTTGTTCCAATCCCATTCCATTTCTCATGGATTTTATAGGCATGCTTTTGACTCAGGAGAGCCTAGGGTTGTTGGGCATAACCAAGCGCTCCTTGCAGCGCCCACTCCCTCCCAGGACAAACAGAGCCTGCATATGGAGAGGTAAAGCAAGCGAATAGACGAAATGACTAACTAATCACCTCAGGCACTTGATGTCTCACGCCCGATCTCTACCATCTGTCGGATCTACGGGTGTTCTGgggaaggaggaggcagagtACGAAGAGCTGCTGGACCAGCAAAGCATCTACAACTACAATCGACCACGTGCCGCGATTGCTACAACGTAGAGCCCACCGTCGTAGTGGCCAGGTCAGCTATCTATACTTCAGAGCCGCACTTCAGAAAACGCTTCTGAGCCAATGGATCTCCACGCAGTTTCGCCAGTCGACATCTGGACGCCAAGTCCTCTACCCTCGTCAGCCCCCTGCAATATCTTCTAGTCTTTTTCTATAAACAAGCCACGGAAGATGAACCTAGCTCTACAATTCCAGGTACGTCACCAGGCGTCACTCAATCCCCATCCCCGACAGCTCAGCCAGCTGACATAGGTCATGGTTTCGACCTCGATCTCCCATTTAATATTCAACCTTCAACTTATACCCATCCGTAAGAAACCTGATCCCTAAGTATAGCTTCCTAAGAGTCAGTC includes:
- a CDS encoding Zn(2)-C6 fungal-type domain-containing protein; this translates as MLPQTSGTPSAHSTSPRLDPTDGQQETVKFRVCDHCRVKKTKCDMVRPACGSCRSRHAICTYSRRRRKPGPPKGCQKGSRSFSDASSTVSSGIRTRGGAPSLSSSLAEERGRHDEAIANSVSTANSAGWMLMDHDAVAEWPWRDNLVGDISPHYPLGQSFPKDCSGLSPELEAYLLDLYFTHLQPIYPLFRHSYPCLLSRKIPDLSPRLKMAIYAVSARFASPEVLGGPASSKRFAQLAMNLNKGTDLTMDELKASLLLYVYEMSESLRWDTVAEIARITRMAELYYALHFDSRPSESSKTSTFDDWMHLQSQESDISSGPDAEEWNSVWWCIYSLDTSCSAVTSFSNTITDNLQAKMALPAMSVSEFTNPSLFDQESSEDGSQFIKSAAGAKHWETMSMIFSKASCRNRNLYFGACSLMRAVTDLRSLTIRSRGRDIQKRLNELESDCTATSFALPPWFFNATRNLGIGETDEEHQRRLDALLVWSGANVLLSICAAKISHSACSELQELQVLWLTILSKANEMVLIIQNWKPGYFKAIDPMCSYLILLAASVLAFDGELGATNASMPSQSSEHLDLLQLFLDKMGNNWPIACRLSNTLKSLRAKLSGRKPVHEDALNYLIHLTSPLNGTLMCSAENGVDTQSQLTEEASSFCFPAVSALDVPGELTTHSNGELPDNVDPQLQNYQWLDEFDLASLDDVTAGMDPQLCLQQL
- a CDS encoding VOC domain-containing protein; this translates as MAAVLPEINNDPSKIQLERITHVYFEHPDLEKFDEFAKDFGLIPAYQDTDVNLYRGYGKDPYCYVARKSSTGAQAFGGAAFVAQTEADFDKAAALDGAVVSELSPFPGGGRQVTLKSPSGFLFHVVHGQEERSPNESASSALAESQGPFNGSLVKKRFGQFQRFHHGPATVHKLGHYGFIVGDWAKEVIWYTDNFNFVPSDVQYDGENGELDVITFLHLDLGERFSDHHSLFLSRAPPGEHDRMHHTSYEVEDFDTQLLGHDWLASKGYCSVWGVGRHILGSQIFDYWRDPSGFTIEHYADGDLVNIKTGTKRSKVGPLSVWGPEFPADMTADGTRATAA
- a CDS encoding FAA-hydrolase domain-containing protein, with the protein product MWYKPRRALAGPGEVSIPPIAANGFLDYEGELCIVLSRHARDVKVEEASDYILGYTIGNDLTARSYQDPKRGGGQFTRCKAYDGFAPLGPILTNAKTFGSVGDKRIITKPGDPSQLPFPRNNSASRHGDYDGFATRDWVFPEPQA